The Sphingomonas psychrotolerans genome includes a region encoding these proteins:
- a CDS encoding conjugal transfer protein TraH, with amino-acid sequence MIAASHFALVGVAHADVAGQMNSFFNDAGGAANVTGPTAFQGQSAGYYSLGNVWTRFPQKSVSPFNLQLPSARAGCGGIDLFSGSFSFINASEIVAMLKATANNALGFAFKLAIDSVSPEIGKVMDEFSQKAQLLNQMNISSCETAQALVGGIWPQMETTRSTICEAVGNSQGVFSDWAASRQGCNNGNKRDATIAGNTDGNMKDQLVGEPHNYTWEALKKSAKFGAFDQSFSEYVMTLVGTVVTTPSTDPTVGGKVVMFGPAEEAVVTALLDGTADAPAVKMLKCNDADCYDVGEQTLTVPASAALRPRIAGMIKTMSGKIRTDTALDAAEKQLLNIATVPIYKILAVQAYAHYALTDGEIETLSEIVAVDLLAAMLDNMLDRVEQAQTHYQTFDQATATQWKQQIAATRQKFSQRDVKLNNKLQVTMQIINRSIMLESTLQNSMTPGMSSALNFSRGLNAQGLM; translated from the coding sequence CTGATCGCCGCCTCGCATTTCGCGCTGGTCGGCGTCGCCCACGCCGACGTCGCGGGCCAAATGAACAGCTTCTTCAACGATGCAGGGGGCGCCGCGAATGTCACGGGCCCGACCGCGTTCCAGGGTCAGTCGGCCGGCTATTACTCACTCGGCAATGTGTGGACCCGCTTCCCGCAGAAGAGCGTCTCGCCTTTCAATCTGCAGCTCCCAAGCGCCCGCGCCGGTTGCGGCGGCATCGACCTTTTCAGCGGCAGCTTTTCGTTCATCAACGCGTCGGAAATCGTCGCGATGCTGAAGGCGACCGCCAACAACGCGCTCGGTTTCGCTTTCAAGCTGGCGATCGATTCCGTCTCGCCTGAGATTGGGAAGGTGATGGATGAGTTCAGCCAGAAGGCGCAGCTCCTCAACCAGATGAACATCTCGAGCTGCGAAACCGCGCAGGCCTTGGTCGGCGGTATCTGGCCGCAAATGGAAACGACACGCTCCACGATCTGCGAAGCCGTCGGCAACAGCCAGGGCGTCTTCTCGGACTGGGCGGCATCGCGCCAGGGCTGCAACAATGGCAACAAGCGCGATGCCACGATCGCCGGCAACACCGATGGCAACATGAAGGACCAGCTCGTCGGCGAGCCGCATAATTACACCTGGGAGGCGCTCAAGAAGTCCGCGAAGTTCGGCGCCTTCGATCAGTCGTTCTCCGAGTATGTCATGACGTTGGTGGGTACCGTGGTGACGACGCCCTCGACCGACCCAACAGTGGGCGGGAAGGTCGTCATGTTCGGCCCGGCCGAGGAGGCGGTCGTGACCGCGCTGCTGGATGGGACGGCGGATGCGCCGGCCGTAAAGATGCTCAAGTGCAACGACGCGGACTGTTACGATGTCGGGGAGCAGACCCTGACCGTGCCGGCATCGGCTGCGTTGCGGCCGCGCATAGCTGGCATGATCAAGACGATGAGTGGCAAGATCCGAACGGACACGGCGCTCGATGCGGCCGAGAAGCAGCTTCTCAACATCGCCACGGTGCCCATCTACAAGATCCTCGCGGTACAGGCCTATGCGCATTACGCGCTGACCGACGGCGAGATCGAGACCCTGTCCGAGATCGTGGCGGTGGACCTGCTGGCGGCCATGTTGGACAACATGCTCGATCGCGTCGAGCAAGCCCAGACGCACTACCAGACGTTCGATCAGGCGACGGCGACGCAGTGGAAGCAGCAGATCGCTGCAACCCGGCAGAAATTCTCGCAGCGCGACGTCAAGCTCAACAACAAGCTGCAGGTGACGATGCAGATCATCAACCGCAGCATCATGCTCGAGTCCACGCTGCAGAATTCGATGACGCCCGGCATGTCGTCGGCGCTCAACTTTTCGCGCGGGTTGAACGCGCAGGGGCTCATGTAA